The proteins below come from a single Edaphobacter acidisoli genomic window:
- a CDS encoding TonB-dependent receptor, which yields MMEVPMLFAFRTLSLRMPRGLATLLAALFIVTAAARAVIVRGVVTDPLGAVVSGAQVRLIQGTLAVAIGVSGADGSYEIRTADTGRFVLLTAATTFSPNISPDFYGGRTDVVTRNVVLEAASVTEQVTVTTTGISTPIQQASSAVTLIPMKDLATQVGIVNDLRQSPGNVVVQTGQYGGVASLFVRGGNSDANKVLIDGVPAEDTGGVFDFGTVSTTGLSGLELYRGPNSALYGSDAAASVVNLVTPRGSSLRPVVNYSGDAGNFRTYRNEAVVSGAHSRLDYYAGFSRFDTSNTVANDQYHSATSVANIGYNITTNTQARFTLRNADSATGLPGAIGFYGIAASGKQSDQDIYSGLTLENLAAGKWHNLVRYGIARKREQVQQFAPVGEPVTSVFGGVSYTTYYGNTVTIRGANGYSATGQAAFFSPSEDTVANRDELYYQSDYAFPHRMTALFGFRYEDERGRFVDPAAFEDEKIDRPNFEYTLQFQGDVKNRVFYSLGGAVEKNHLYGIAGTPRIGLAYVPVRPSMRKFHGTRLRASFATGVQEPSLAAEFSSLYTELVQSGNQDAIAAYHVTPISEERSRTWDLGVDQNILGQKLIVKAGYFHNQFSHQIEVADSTSLTKYFGIPPSIANQLYGAALNSLAFRAQGAELEAQYQPFTHVFMRGGYTYLAPIVLQSFASDAVAANNGTPTTNPNIPGVAIGALSPLVGSRPFRRPPQTGFFAVEYMRTRFAAAIKGSLASRSDDSTFQLYNDFNGGNTLLLPNRNLDAGFAKLDANLLFTVTRHATVYAQLDNLLSQQHIGPIGYPGLPFTVRAGLKIRFGGM from the coding sequence ATGATGGAAGTACCGATGCTCTTTGCCTTCCGCACACTGTCTTTGCGCATGCCGCGTGGGTTGGCCACGTTGCTGGCTGCGCTGTTTATTGTGACGGCGGCGGCGCGCGCGGTGATCGTTCGCGGAGTGGTGACGGACCCGCTTGGCGCGGTTGTGTCCGGAGCGCAGGTGAGGCTGATTCAGGGGACACTGGCGGTTGCGATTGGGGTTTCGGGTGCGGATGGGAGCTATGAGATTCGCACCGCCGACACGGGCCGCTTTGTGCTGCTGACGGCAGCTACGACTTTCTCGCCAAATATCAGCCCGGATTTTTATGGTGGGCGGACGGATGTGGTTACGCGGAATGTTGTGCTGGAAGCGGCTTCGGTGACGGAGCAGGTGACGGTGACGACGACGGGCATCTCGACGCCGATTCAGCAGGCCAGCTCTGCGGTGACGCTGATTCCGATGAAAGACCTGGCGACGCAGGTAGGGATTGTGAATGATCTGCGGCAGTCGCCGGGGAACGTTGTGGTGCAGACGGGACAGTATGGCGGGGTGGCTTCGCTGTTTGTGCGCGGCGGAAACTCGGATGCGAACAAGGTGCTGATTGATGGCGTTCCGGCTGAGGATACGGGCGGGGTCTTTGATTTTGGGACGGTGTCGACTACGGGGCTGAGCGGGCTGGAGCTTTATCGCGGGCCGAACTCGGCGCTGTATGGGTCGGATGCGGCGGCTTCGGTGGTGAACCTGGTGACGCCGCGTGGCAGCTCGCTGCGGCCGGTGGTGAACTATTCGGGCGATGCGGGGAACTTTCGCACGTATCGCAATGAGGCTGTGGTTTCGGGAGCGCACTCGCGGCTGGATTATTATGCGGGCTTCAGCAGGTTCGACACTTCGAACACGGTGGCGAACGATCAGTATCACTCGGCGACCAGTGTGGCGAACATCGGGTACAACATTACGACGAATACGCAGGCCCGGTTTACGCTGAGGAATGCGGATTCGGCGACGGGGCTGCCGGGAGCGATTGGATTTTATGGGATTGCGGCTTCGGGCAAGCAGAGTGATCAGGACATCTACTCGGGGCTGACGCTGGAGAATCTTGCTGCGGGGAAGTGGCACAACCTGGTCCGCTATGGCATTGCGCGGAAGCGTGAGCAGGTGCAGCAGTTTGCTCCGGTGGGTGAGCCGGTGACGAGCGTGTTCGGCGGCGTCAGCTATACGACTTACTACGGCAACACGGTGACGATTCGCGGGGCCAATGGTTATAGCGCTACGGGACAGGCGGCGTTCTTCTCTCCTTCGGAAGATACGGTTGCCAATCGGGATGAGCTTTACTACCAGTCTGATTATGCGTTTCCTCATCGCATGACTGCGTTGTTTGGGTTTCGCTATGAGGATGAGCGTGGAAGGTTTGTCGATCCGGCGGCATTTGAGGATGAGAAGATCGATCGCCCGAACTTTGAGTACACGCTGCAATTTCAGGGTGACGTGAAGAACCGCGTCTTCTACTCGCTGGGCGGCGCGGTGGAGAAGAACCATCTGTATGGCATTGCCGGGACGCCTCGCATTGGGCTGGCTTATGTGCCGGTGCGGCCGAGTATGCGGAAGTTTCATGGCACGCGGTTGCGCGCGAGCTTCGCTACTGGCGTGCAGGAGCCATCGCTGGCGGCGGAGTTTTCGAGCTTGTACACGGAACTCGTTCAGAGTGGAAATCAGGATGCGATTGCGGCGTATCACGTGACGCCGATTAGTGAGGAACGCTCGCGCACGTGGGACCTGGGAGTGGACCAGAACATTCTTGGGCAGAAGCTGATTGTGAAGGCCGGCTATTTTCATAACCAGTTCAGCCACCAGATTGAGGTTGCGGATTCGACGAGCCTGACGAAGTATTTTGGGATTCCGCCGAGTATTGCCAATCAGCTTTATGGAGCGGCGCTGAACTCGCTGGCTTTTCGCGCGCAGGGAGCGGAGCTTGAGGCGCAGTATCAGCCGTTCACGCATGTCTTCATGCGCGGAGGCTACACGTATCTTGCGCCGATTGTGCTGCAGTCGTTTGCCAGCGATGCGGTGGCGGCAAACAATGGCACGCCGACGACGAATCCGAATATTCCGGGAGTTGCGATTGGGGCGCTGTCACCGCTTGTCGGGAGCCGTCCCTTCAGGCGGCCTCCGCAGACGGGGTTCTTTGCGGTGGAGTACATGCGCACGCGGTTTGCTGCTGCGATCAAAGGCTCGCTTGCCAGTCGTAGTGACGATTCGACGTTTCAGCTTTATAACGACTTCAATGGCGGGAACACGTTGCTGCTGCCGAATCGCAATCTCGACGCTGGCTTTGCCAAGCTGGATGCGAACCTGCTCTTTACGGTCACGAGACACGCTACGGTGTATGCGCAGCTGGACAATCTGCTCAGCCAGCAGCATATTGGGCCGATTGGTTATCCTGGTTTGCCGTTTACGGTTCGAGCGGGATTGAAGATCCGGTTTGGCGGCATGTGA
- a CDS encoding quinone oxidoreductase family protein: protein MQAIQMLTTGPADVLTMQELPMPTLGAGEALVRIEAAGVNFIDTYFREGRYPARLPYTLGQEAAGVVTAVGAGVTSVKAGDRVAWCGVPGTYAQFAVAPAARLVNIPDGVTAVQAAAVMLQGMTAHYLSHSAYAIRSGDEVLIHAGAGGTGLLLIQMAKARGARVFTTVSTDEKAALVRDAGADEVILYTREDFAAKVKKLASGPGLHAVYDSVGKTTFDKSLEVLRPRGTMVLFGGSSGAVPPFDLIRLSLMGSLYITRPTLKDYIATREDLEARAGDVFRGVADGSLKLRIEHTYPLAEAAQAHRELESRRTTGKLILIP, encoded by the coding sequence ATGCAGGCAATTCAGATGCTTACGACCGGACCGGCAGATGTGCTGACGATGCAGGAACTGCCGATGCCCACGCTTGGCGCGGGTGAGGCGCTTGTTCGCATTGAGGCCGCGGGCGTGAACTTTATTGACACATACTTTCGTGAGGGGCGGTATCCGGCGCGGCTGCCCTACACGCTGGGGCAGGAGGCTGCTGGTGTTGTCACCGCAGTGGGCGCGGGCGTGACGAGCGTGAAGGCGGGCGACCGTGTTGCATGGTGCGGAGTTCCGGGAACGTATGCTCAGTTTGCAGTTGCTCCGGCTGCGCGGCTGGTCAATATTCCGGACGGTGTGACGGCGGTGCAGGCTGCGGCTGTGATGCTGCAGGGGATGACGGCGCATTATCTTTCGCACTCGGCTTATGCGATACGCAGTGGGGATGAGGTGCTGATTCATGCCGGGGCTGGAGGCACGGGGCTGTTGCTGATTCAGATGGCGAAGGCGCGTGGCGCTCGTGTGTTTACGACGGTTTCGACCGACGAGAAGGCCGCGCTGGTGCGCGATGCCGGGGCCGATGAGGTGATTCTGTATACGCGCGAGGACTTTGCCGCGAAGGTGAAGAAGTTGGCGTCGGGACCGGGACTTCATGCAGTGTATGACTCTGTAGGGAAGACAACGTTTGACAAGTCGCTGGAGGTGCTGCGACCGCGTGGCACGATGGTGCTGTTTGGAGGGTCGAGCGGCGCGGTGCCTCCGTTTGATCTGATAAGGCTGTCGCTGATGGGATCGCTTTACATTACGAGGCCGACACTGAAGGACTACATTGCCACGCGCGAGGACCTGGAGGCGCGGGCGGGTGATGTGTTTCGTGGAGTGGCGGATGGAAGCCTGAAGCTGCGGATTGAGCATACGTATCCGCTGGCGGAGGCTGCGCAGGCGCATCGGGAACTTGAGTCGCGCAGGACGACTGGCAAGCTGATTCTGATTCCCTGA
- the bla gene encoding subclass B3 metallo-beta-lactamase: MLFRALILACTTLLFTSGAAAQNNPDWYAPQKPFHIAGNLYYVGSRDLASYLITTPQGDILINSNFERSVPQIRKSVEELGFHFSDIKILLISHAHIDHAAGSSAIKKLTGAQYMVMDADVPVIESGGRNDFAYAHSADMHFPPTKVDRILHDGSQVRLGGTVLVAHLTPGHTKGCTTWTMKVTESGKTYNVVIIGSPNINPGYKLVNNKQYPQIAQDYEKTFRVLKSLPCDIFLGAHGSYFDLQEKLPRMKPGAPNPFIDPEGYKTYVAQHEEMFQKELAKQTRQKT, from the coding sequence ATGCTCTTTCGCGCCCTCATCCTCGCCTGCACCACACTCCTCTTTACCAGCGGAGCCGCCGCACAAAACAACCCCGACTGGTACGCCCCACAAAAGCCCTTCCACATCGCCGGAAACCTCTACTACGTCGGAAGCCGCGATCTCGCCTCCTACCTGATCACCACGCCGCAAGGCGACATCCTCATTAACAGCAACTTCGAGCGCTCCGTTCCGCAGATACGCAAGAGCGTCGAAGAGCTAGGCTTCCACTTCAGCGACATCAAAATCCTGCTCATCAGCCACGCGCACATAGACCATGCCGCCGGCAGCTCTGCCATCAAAAAACTCACCGGCGCGCAGTACATGGTCATGGACGCCGACGTTCCCGTCATCGAATCCGGTGGCCGCAACGACTTTGCCTACGCCCACTCCGCCGACATGCACTTCCCACCCACAAAAGTTGATCGCATCCTTCACGACGGCAGCCAGGTGCGTCTCGGCGGCACCGTTCTCGTCGCGCATCTCACCCCCGGCCACACCAAAGGCTGCACCACCTGGACCATGAAAGTCACCGAATCCGGCAAGACCTACAACGTCGTCATCATCGGAAGCCCGAACATCAACCCCGGCTACAAGCTCGTCAACAACAAGCAGTATCCGCAGATCGCACAAGACTACGAGAAGACCTTCCGCGTGCTCAAATCGCTACCCTGCGACATCTTCCTCGGCGCACACGGCAGCTACTTCGATCTACAGGAAAAACTCCCGCGCATGAAGCCCGGAGCACCCAACCCCTTCATCGACCCCGAGGGCTACAAAACCTATGTCGCCCAACACGAAGAGATGTTTCAGAAGGAATTAGCAAAGCAGACCAGGCAAAAGACGTAG
- a CDS encoding glycosyltransferase family 2 protein, with protein sequence MPKYSIVVPFHNEEENVTTLYDRLKAVMEHVGESFELVLVDDGSRDRTYRLLEEIAAVDSRVLVIKLRRNFGQTSALAAGFDHAQGEFILAMDGDLQHDPDEIPNFLAKLEEGYDVVSGWRAQRGDNFIMRRIPSRVANWMMAYFSGVNIHDFGTTFKAYRREVIQNIPLYGEMHRFIPALASWYGASICEIPISNPAREFGKSHYGISRTFRVFFDLLTIRFLLRYMTRPLHFFGTIGALGMTAGSGLAVWLLVLKILTGQHIMDVHGPIFVIAGILILAGIQMMGIGLLGELQVRHFFTASHRAPYAVDRILRLRSEESLLQ encoded by the coding sequence GTGCCGAAGTATTCGATTGTTGTCCCTTTCCATAACGAAGAGGAGAATGTCACCACGCTCTATGACCGGCTGAAGGCCGTGATGGAACACGTGGGTGAGAGCTTCGAGCTGGTGCTGGTGGATGACGGATCGCGTGACCGGACGTATCGGCTGTTGGAAGAGATTGCGGCGGTGGATTCGCGGGTGCTGGTGATCAAGCTGCGGCGGAACTTCGGGCAGACGTCGGCGCTGGCCGCGGGTTTTGATCATGCGCAGGGGGAGTTCATCCTGGCGATGGATGGCGACCTGCAGCACGATCCGGATGAGATTCCGAACTTTCTGGCGAAGCTCGAAGAGGGCTACGACGTGGTGAGCGGATGGCGGGCGCAGCGCGGTGACAACTTCATCATGCGGCGTATTCCTTCGCGCGTTGCGAACTGGATGATGGCGTACTTCAGCGGCGTGAACATTCATGACTTTGGCACGACGTTCAAGGCTTATCGGCGCGAGGTCATCCAGAATATTCCGCTGTATGGCGAGATGCACCGGTTTATTCCGGCGCTGGCGAGCTGGTATGGCGCGAGCATCTGCGAGATTCCGATTTCGAATCCGGCGCGTGAGTTTGGCAAGAGCCACTATGGGATTTCGCGTACGTTCCGGGTCTTCTTCGACCTGCTGACGATTCGCTTTTTGCTGCGCTACATGACGCGGCCGCTGCACTTCTTTGGGACGATCGGTGCGCTTGGTATGACAGCGGGTTCGGGGCTCGCGGTGTGGCTGCTGGTGCTGAAGATCCTGACGGGCCAGCACATTATGGATGTTCATGGCCCCATCTTCGTGATTGCTGGAATTTTGATTCTGGCGGGCATTCAGATGATGGGGATCGGGCTGCTTGGTGAGTTGCAGGTGCGGCACTTCTTTACGGCCTCGCACCGCGCTCCGTATGCGGTGGACCGGATTTTGCGGTTGCGGTCTGAAGAGAGCTTGCTTCAATAA